A region of Trichoplusia ni isolate ovarian cell line Hi5 chromosome 23, tn1, whole genome shotgun sequence DNA encodes the following proteins:
- the LOC113504748 gene encoding LOW QUALITY PROTEIN: CAAX prenyl protease 2-like (The sequence of the model RefSeq protein was modified relative to this genomic sequence to represent the inferred CDS: deleted 1 base in 1 codon) yields the protein MSFTELFDVNQCSLSILACIFLTFSYVASLYVWRSTLSRDHPSTIKRRFFSVSVMMLLAPFFVQCFFTGETLSKGNLYEQLGLRWSGVVPAIFAPLFLTAILFLGPLTMQFLSGIWKLYAEPIYWLSSWQDLVWVRNHFMAPLSEEWVFRACMIPLLLQCLEPMTAVFVGPLLFGVAHFHHMFEQMKAGFEFKTALMISTFQFTYTTLFGAYSAYLFVRTGHFVAPLVAHMFCNHMGFPNFAEITEFAPLQRVLIVFNFLLGFGLWCLLLTPLTNPDIYDNRLHWET from the exons ATGTCTTTCACAGAGTTGTTTGACGTAAATCAATGTAGTTTATCCATTTTGGCATgtatttttctaacattttcatATGTTGCTAGTTTATATGTGTGGAGGTCTACGTTGAGCag AGATCATCCGTCTACTATTAAGAGAAGGTTTTTCAGTGTGTCTGTTATGATGTTATTGGCACCATTTTTCGTACAATGTTTTTTCACTGGGGAAACCTTGAGTAAAGGAAATTTGTATGAACAGTTGGGACTGCGTTGGTCTGGGGTTGTTCCAGCTATTTTTGCGCCTCTGTTTTTGACTGCTATTCTATTTTTGGGACCATTGACTATGCAATTTCTGTCTGGAATATGGAAACTGTATGCAg AACCCATATACTGGTTATCCAGTTGGCAAGATTTGGTGTGGGTGCGG AACCATTTCATGGCCCCGTTGAGTGAGGAGTGGGTGTTCAGAGCTTGTATGATACCTCTTCTGTTGCAATGCTTAGAACCCATGACTGCAGTATTTGTAGGACCATTACTTTTTGGTGTTG ctCATTTCCATCACATGTTTGAACAGATGAAAGCTGGGTTTGAATTCAAAACAGCTTTAATGATATCAA caTTCCAGTTTACATACACTACTTTATTTGGAGCTTATTcagcatatttatttgtaaggacAG GACACTTCGTCGCTCCGCTAGTTGCTCACATGTTCTGCAATCACATGGGCTTCCCGAACTTCGCTGAAATAACTGAGTTCGCGCCCCTCCAACGggtattaattgtatttaacttCTTACTAGGATTCGGACTCTGGTGTCTTCTGCTCACTCCACTAACTAATCCTGATATATACGATAACAGATTACATTGGGAAACCTGA